The following proteins are co-located in the Microbacterium immunditiarum genome:
- a CDS encoding LCP family protein, translating into MAGGFARRGPRHPIARHGALSAPNPFLQLLAMLGVVVLVAVVSVVGVSAFAVWDTARAVADHAVDLEEDEPLPPTIGEIEGGVNVLLVGTDSCEGANAALSGACQAGDTEGERNDVTMLLHISDNPRRVTVVSFPRDMLVPIPACPRAEGGEYSAMSSQMINASYMYGGLACTVKTVEALTGEDIQFAGAIRWTGVINMSDAIGGVDVCVTGDVHDPHTGLTLAAGTHTLEGVQALQFLRMRHGIADGSDLGRISNQQQFMSSLVRRLQGESVLSNPSTLFSLATTAMTQVTQGQLVLSRSLTNPTLMVQIAMAVKDVDYSDIVFVQYPTRYIPGDGRSDVVPVRDAGDVLFAALRENKALVLTGSTSAAAGAPEVAGEAAKPAPEASVSPTPQATETAPEPTDAASPPPADAAVELPSSVTGTTAAQVTCTQPQR; encoded by the coding sequence GTGGCGGGTGGTTTCGCGCGGCGCGGGCCGCGGCATCCGATCGCCCGTCATGGCGCGCTCTCGGCACCGAACCCGTTCCTGCAGCTCCTCGCGATGCTCGGCGTCGTGGTGCTCGTCGCGGTCGTGAGCGTCGTCGGCGTCAGCGCCTTCGCCGTGTGGGACACCGCGCGCGCCGTCGCCGACCACGCCGTCGACCTCGAGGAAGACGAGCCGCTTCCGCCGACGATCGGCGAGATCGAGGGCGGCGTCAACGTGCTCCTCGTCGGCACGGACTCGTGCGAGGGCGCGAACGCGGCGCTGTCGGGCGCGTGTCAGGCGGGCGACACCGAGGGCGAGCGCAACGACGTCACGATGCTCCTGCACATCTCGGACAATCCCCGGCGCGTGACGGTCGTGTCGTTCCCGCGCGACATGCTCGTGCCGATTCCCGCGTGCCCGCGAGCCGAGGGCGGCGAGTACTCGGCGATGAGCTCGCAGATGATCAACGCGTCGTACATGTACGGCGGGCTCGCGTGCACGGTGAAGACGGTCGAGGCGCTGACGGGCGAAGACATCCAGTTCGCAGGCGCGATCCGCTGGACGGGCGTCATCAACATGTCCGATGCGATCGGCGGGGTCGACGTCTGCGTCACGGGCGACGTGCACGACCCGCACACCGGACTGACGCTCGCCGCCGGCACGCACACCCTGGAGGGGGTCCAGGCGCTGCAGTTCCTCCGGATGCGCCACGGCATCGCCGACGGATCCGACCTCGGGCGCATCTCGAACCAGCAGCAGTTCATGTCGTCGCTCGTGCGCAGGCTGCAGGGCGAGTCAGTGCTCTCAAACCCGTCGACGCTGTTCTCGCTCGCGACCACCGCGATGACGCAGGTCACGCAGGGCCAGCTCGTGCTGAGCCGGTCGCTGACCAATCCGACGCTCATGGTGCAGATCGCTATGGCCGTGAAGGACGTCGACTACTCCGACATCGTGTTCGTGCAGTACCCGACGCGCTACATCCCCGGCGACGGCCGCAGCGACGTGGTCCCCGTGCGCGACGCGGGCGATGTGCTGTTCGCCGCGTTGCGCGAGAACAAGGCGCTCGTGCTCACCGGTTCGACGAGTGCGGCGGCGGGCGCTCCCGAAGTAGCCGGTGAAGCGGCGAAGCCGGCGCCCGAGGCATCCGTCTCGCCCACTCCGCAGGCGACCGAGACGGCGCCGGAGCCGACGGATGCCGCGAGCCCGCCTCCTGCGGATGCCGCGGTCGAGCTTCCGTCGTCGGTCACCGGCACGACCGCCGCGCAGGTCACCTGCACACAGCCGCAGCGCTAG